GCTCTTGGCGCCGTCGATGGACTCGCGGATGATGTCGGCGTGGCCGGCGTGCTGGGCGGTCTCCGCGATGACGTGCATCAGCACGCGGCGGGCCGACCACTCCGCCCCGGCCTCGAACCACGGGGCCCTGGGCAGCGGCCGGGTGGCACCCAGGTCGGGCAGGGTGGCGACCAACTCGTCCGTGCGGCGGGCCACCTCGTCGTAGTCGGCCAGCACACCGGCCAGCGTCTCGCCGGGCAGCAGCCGGAACTCGTCGGCCCGACGGGCGAAGTCGGCCTCGGTCCACGAGGTGAAATCGGGCATGGCCGACGGGCCGTCGACGATGAAGCCGGCCCAGGCCCGCTCGACCGAGGTGACGTGCTTGATCAGGCCGCCCAGGCACAGCTCGCTGACCGTGGTGCGCAGTCCGGCCTGCTCGTCCGTGAGGTCGCGGGTGGTGAAGCGCAGGAAGTGCCGCTGCTTGGCCAGCGACACCAGCAGGTCGGCCCGCTCGCCGGTCGCGGCCGGCACGTCGGTGGCCGCCTCGTCGACGGCCGACTCGTTGGAGGTCGACGTGTCGACGGTCAGGGACTCGCTCATGGTTTCCGCCTTCGGTAGGTGCTTCGGTGGGTGCTTCGCCGGGTGTTCCGTCGGACTTCCTGCCTCCGCCGGACACGTTCCACACTAGGAGCCACAGCGGTCACTTTCTGACCTGAATTGCGGGAGGATCGGAGTCATGGCGAACACCAGCACCCGGACGCTGCGACTGCTCTCCCTGCTCCAGACGCACCGGTACTGGCCGGGTGACGAACTGGCCGAGCGGCTGGGCATCTCGATCCGCACCCTGCGGCGTGACATCGACCGGCTGCGCGAACTGGGCTATCCGGTCGCGGCGCAGCGCGGCGTCGACGGCGGCTACCAGCTCGCCGCGGGCGCGGCGCTGCCACCGTTGGTGATCGACGACGAGGAGGCGGTCGCCCTCGCCGTGGGTCTGCAGGCCGCGGCGCAGGGCCCGGTGGAGGGCATCGCCGAGGCCTCGGTCCGGGTGCTGGCGAAGGTGGCGCAGGTGATGCCGGCCCGGCTGCGACGACGGGTCGAGGCGCTGCGCGCGGTGACGGTTCCCGCGGACTGGGGCGCGCCGGCCGGTGCGGGCGTCGATCCGGACGAGCTCACCCTGGTGGCCCTCGCCTGCCGCGACAGCGAACAGCTCGGCTTCGCCTACACCGCCGCCGACGGCCGAGGGACGGAGCGGACCGTCGAACCGCATCGGCTCGTCTGTCTCGACCGCCGCTGGTACCTGGTCGCGTACGACCTCGGCCGACACGACTGGCGCACCTTCCGCCTCGACCGGCTCACGGCGGCGCGGGGCACCGGCGCTCGGTTCAGGCCGCGTGACCTTCCGGCCGCCGACGCCGCCGAATTCGTCCGGGCCGGACTGACCGGTGCGCCCCGCCCCCATCGGGTCGAGGTCGTGGT
The Kitasatospora paranensis genome window above contains:
- a CDS encoding DinB family protein translates to MSESLTVDTSTSNESAVDEAATDVPAATGERADLLVSLAKQRHFLRFTTRDLTDEQAGLRTTVSELCLGGLIKHVTSVERAWAGFIVDGPSAMPDFTSWTEADFARRADEFRLLPGETLAGVLADYDEVARRTDELVATLPDLGATRPLPRAPWFEAGAEWSARRVLMHVIAETAQHAGHADIIRESIDGAKSMG
- a CDS encoding YafY family protein yields the protein MANTSTRTLRLLSLLQTHRYWPGDELAERLGISIRTLRRDIDRLRELGYPVAAQRGVDGGYQLAAGAALPPLVIDDEEAVALAVGLQAAAQGPVEGIAEASVRVLAKVAQVMPARLRRRVEALRAVTVPADWGAPAGAGVDPDELTLVALACRDSEQLGFAYTAADGRGTERTVEPHRLVCLDRRWYLVAYDLGRHDWRTFRLDRLTAARGTGARFRPRDLPAADAAEFVRAGLTGAPRPHRVEVVVDAPAATVRERIGRWGVVEEVTAGRCRVRMTADSLDWPAMALGALGADFSVVEPPELLELLDDWGTRFTRAARHEPGPRTAGW